The Ziziphus jujuba cultivar Dongzao chromosome 5, ASM3175591v1 genome segment CGTTGTGTTCGACGAGGATGAGATTCCAGGGGGAGTGGACGCCTCCAAGATCTCAATGAGCGAAGAAGACCTTCTTAATGCACCTGGAGAGGTATACTCCGTCACTTTGACTGAGAAGGGAGACTACTCTTTCTACTGTTCCCCTCACCAGGGAGCTGGCATGGTTGGAAAGGTGACCGTTAATTAAACACTGTACCCGTACGTATTTTAAAAGGGGGTCGTCATCTCAtactttcctctttttttttggggaggtAGTAGAGCTATCATAAATCGTGCTTGAGATAAGAGAATGTATGAGATGAAAGCACTTATATGGtgcatttgtttgttttttcttttttaattttccactACATCTTTCTTTATTAAGAGTTGTAGATTTATGGTGCTGACCTTTCATTTGTGTATGTATTGTCTTGCCTTTGCTCTCTCTGTACTTGAAATGTCTGAAATGTAGATAATCGGTTAAGTATGTGTGGATTTTGgccaggaaaaaataaaaataaaaatttggttaaatttgaCTTGGGATTTTATCTTCCATAGTTTATCTTAACCAAGAGAAAGAGTTTATCgggaattttatgaaaaatgcaATGCTTTATATCCTGTCTGCCTGCCTACGTATACGAACTCCCATAATGATTTGGAAATAAATCGTGATCCGCCAACAATTTTCCTCGGTTACGAATACAAATTGTTGCACTTGCTATACTTTTCAGTGTGACTTATACAATGGGATTGTTAGTATGCggacaaaaaaattacaagctAGGCCAAATCAAATCCAAGAGGACTCGTGTAATTATATCTTCTGTCAGTGAAACTTGGATGTGAGAAAATTTCAAACTTCACCTCCTCTTTTGCGATtaattgattttctaaaaagataataataaataaatattgaagtGAAAAGGAGGAGCCTGCTTATGTGGTTAAAGCGTCAGGAAGGTTAGAACGGGCTCCAAGCACCTTACCGCCAACATCTGGGAAAGTCTCTCGGCCAGGCAAGGGCCCTACTTTCCCATTGCCATCTACCTCTACAGGGTACTTTAGGATGTGACCCTGCAATGGTGTATAACTGTCTGCTACGTATTTCTTCCAATTATCTTCAGCAATCTGGTTCACGCTTTTTACACAATTCAAACTATGAGGCTCTTTAAAGCAATCATCTACCATTCCCATGTGCTCTGCCCAAAGTGACATTCTGTAACCATATATCTGAAGAGGCACAAAAACAATAAGGGAGGCATCGTGGGATAGTAAGTTTTTGATTCGAGTCGCAATATTTTTCTCTATTAAAAGCCGGTCTAAGACATTCCAGAGAAAGAACAAGCTAGAAGtttgaaaatgtaattaaattacGAACGCAGAGCACAAACCTGGCCTCGAGGATGTCGCTTCCTCTTACCCCATGTGTTATGGGGTTGATATGCACCCATGGCAATTTCAGTGTCTCTTGAACCACCCATAGATCGTTGGTTGATATTAGCCGACCCTATTATTACATATTCATCATCTACAACCATTCCTTTGGCATGTACATAGATCATAAACCGTTGAAACTTTAGTGATGCTGATACCTGAAAATTCGTTGCAAATAactggtttaaaaaaaaaaaaaaaaaaaattgcaccgTATAGAAGAAATTTATGATTGAAACTGAAACCTAGAACACTAACAAATGCTCATAGAGTGAGGAGTCAAGCTAATAGTTTATTATGACGGACCATGTCAGAAAAGGATACAACAAAAATGCAGCTTGTGTTTTGGTTTTGGGCAATATTCTATTAGTTTCCAGCTATatcaaaatggggaaaaaaaggaTCTTGTTTTTCAAGCAACTAGAACCAGTTCTGGGCTTCCCATATTCAAAGTCTTAATTTTCAGGCAATAGATTGAATAGTTTGAAACTCTGGTGAAGAAAAATAAGAGTACCGCTTCTCCACTTTTGATATTTGAACACGAATCTTCCCGATTACCAAGGCAGTAGAAGTTTAGGTAGTCCAAAGGGTGAGAATTCTCAAGATCCATAGATTTCAGTTCTCGTGCGATAACTTCATACATCATTTGCATTGTTTGTCCCTGGAAAACGAAAAATGCcagattaaaataaatttaaaactatgTTTTACTCGTACAATCTTAAACTGAACCTTAACAAATTAAATGAGTCATACTTCTTTCCTGCAGTTTAAACATCTAGTGGTCACCATAGACAGATTGattcaatttaataattctACACAGCATATAATAATCTAATCAATGTTACacaagtatgcatatgaggtaaACAGTTAATTCTCACAGAAAGAAGAAAGCTATTCAATATTTTGGCCAACACAAGGAAGTTTATACAGCTTGTGTCTCCATATATAGCCAGATTGGTTAGGGATTTCAACAATGCTAACCAATTTAGATTGGTCAATTCAAAAGGATTAAGTTATATTTCCACCTTTTATTAGAAGTGCAATTAGTTTTTACCTGCCAAAAGAGAATTTCTTGCACAGCAGCAGAAGATGGGACACCCTCGGGCCACATTGGTATGACAACATAAACTGCAAATCTTTCTTTGGCTCTGATCTTACTAGCAATTTTCAATGCCAATTCCATTGGAATTAGATTATAAGCACCTGACGAAAATAAATGTTAGTTTAAGTAAAGAATTTATAGATacgaaacaaaatatattaacagAATGTATAAATTAGATAGATTTGTCTGAGAACTATAAGTAGATTATCATGAAACTTAAATTTTTAAGAGTAATAGGCAAGTCAATCAAGGCTTGCAAGATAGCAATTGTAGCTTGTGCAATGAAAATGTAACATATGATCTAATAAACAAGTGGTGCGAAAACCTGCTTCTTTGTAAGACGGCCATGCATACGATGATCCAAGAAAATACTGATTCTCAATGTATATGAAGTGTTGGGCAGATCTGATTGCTTGGATATATGCCGTTTGAATGCTCTTGTCTATAACTAAACTTTTGGCCCAAGAAAGATTCTGCAAAGAAACAGTAGTTGATCAATTAAAAATACGAAAAACCATGCCTAAGATCAATAATTATCGCTGAAACTTTAATTTTAGTCAGCATATAgatcaaattaatttctaagAGAGAGAGTGAACCTGAGCCTCTGCTTCATAGACATCTTTAGGAAACCCTTTCAAAGATCCTGAATCTATGGATCGGAAAACCTGTTCAGGAAAACCAACTTAAGAATCTGAGAGACATAATAAGATCACACAAGTAAAGTTTCAGTACAGGAAGTGCTAACAATTTAACCTGAACATGCCAGTTTTTAGGATCATCTTCCTTAGAAACCCATAATGTAGGTTCATCATCTGCAATTGATTTCGAAGGACTAAGTATCCACGAGATGCGCTCCAATTTTATCAAAGCATCATCATGCCAATGAGTAACCCTTTTAAAACGCCGCCCCAACTCTGACCACTTTGTGGCTTTTCTCCAACGTTGCTCAAAATTAGTCAACACGTCATATGCAGCAGGTCCTTCAATTTTGCAATGTAAGTCATGCCATGGTTGTCTTGGACCGCTAGTTGGACCCTTTTATTCAAAtgaaaagttatatataattctttaagGGTTTCAGAACCATATGATCAAACAAAGATTCCATATGTTTGGCCATAACACCAAAAATCCTCTAAACTTCTAGAAACAGAACTTCTCCTAACTCCTAAGACCCCAACCCTGAAAACTGATTTTATATAAGAGATACTCACAGAAAATGTTGGATTGTGGAAATCATCCTCAAATACTGTGTCAAGATCACGAAATAGTCTATGCTCAGGGGTATCATAGCGACCATCACAAAGGTCTAGACCTCCTAGAAACGCAGTTATCTTCCTGTTATTTCCGGATGCTTGTGAATCTACAATCACACATTTCTGATGATGGGTAAACAGGGTTCCAACAACCTGAAGTCAAATGAAACAGGATACATGAGCAAGTGGGAGAAGACAAGAGTGCAAACTATTGCTTCTAGACATAAATTCAGATCTGCATGTCCATTATGCTTTTTTATATAATCATGAAACAAAATTAATCATGAAGTGGTTTAGTGACATAATTTCAATAACACCTTGGTCAGTAATATAGCCAATAGTGTTGAACAACACAAGAAACAACACAAATGTCCATCAAATTTGCATATCTAGCTGATGAACGTCGTCAAGGATTTTATAGAAATCAACACATCATTACTcaattttatagtatttttccaGATTTGCAATAAACCATGCAAACAAAAATGGAGATAATGAATACTTCAGGCTGATCAACAAACTCATTAGGGTCCTTAACTGGCTTATGAATCAAAGATGTAGTAAAAAAATGTCTATGAAGCGGTTGAAAAGGAATTGAATTTATTCTATGGTTTTCCCTGTTGGTGCATAGTCAGAATTGTAAAGCACATTTATATACTATAAAAAGGGGCAAATTTACGAAGAACAAAATATAGAGCAACAGTTGCTGGACCATGGTATATAAAGCATGCCTGTTGCTTGAAAATGCTAAGCTTACTGCTGGCATATCGAGGAGATAGTACACATGAGACAGAAGAATGCTTGAAAAACTTCCGAGTTTCTTCATCATGAGTTTGCATAACTCCAGTCTGCATACAGCACCAAGCATATTAAAAAGAGAATCAATCATATTTTGAAAAACCAACCAACTAAAAAAACTCATATAATATGATTATTTGGACAAAAGCAAATCTAAAAACGCCaagcatatattatttttaaaaatgagcAAAAATTAGCAAAACCGATACCGTATTGATGAAGAATTTGCTGTGAGAAGTCTTATCATCCCAAACCAGCAACAAAACTCGCACCCCTTCTTGCGACTTATACTTGAGCAGCTCCCCCAAGTTCAGATTTCCTCCGCCGGGCAACGGCTTGGTTGGCTCTCTTACCAGCTTCACCTTGTGATAGACGGACCAACCCACAATGTAAACCAGATGATGAGCCTCCAGTATTGCATGGCATATATCCTCCCAACACTTTTCGTGCCGAAACACATTCCCTTCTTCCAATTCTATATCTTCCAACATAAAATCCGGAACATGAGCGTCCTGATACAGCGTCACCGACCCTCCTTTACGCACCGGAAAATAGCAATCTCGGATGCTGAAGCTTTCCGGTTCGGCCGAAATGCCATACTGGTACAATGGATTGTCCTCGCATTTCGTGAATCTCATTTCGAGTCTCACGGCAGCGTTGGGCTTCGGCGGCTTCCCGAACGAGCCCACTATCGGGAACCAATCACTGATGGTTTCGCCCGACATGACTCGCCGGGCCGAGACCGTGGCGATCCCTATCAAATCGGCGCCGAACATGTCGTTGTCCTTGACGTAGAACTCAACGCGCGACACCGGGTGTGCCAGAGGAATCTTGAAATGTTCGTTCCACACGGGGTTCTGACAGTTAGAGATGACGCGCGTGCGAGCAACTGTAGCTCCGGCGAGACAGACAGTGACGTAAGGGTCACTGGTAATCATCTTCCGGTGGTGCGGATGTTGCTTTTTGGCTTCGGAACTGAGTGGAAACTTCGCCGTGCAGGTCTTTAGGGAGGTTATGAATCGGCGGACACGCTCCGAGACCATATCCATATTCGGCAAACACCGCGCTTCAATGATTTTCAAATCGAGATCGCCATGAAGGCACACCACCGGTTCAGAATACTCCTCCGCCATTGAAGCTCCCAAAATGAATGGCCAAAAAGAATAATCAATGTTGAAGATGAGGAAGAGCGACGCTGCAGATAATTAAACAACAATTGAAGAATGTAGAGGCGGAGACATTGGCCGTCACCGGAGGAACCGCAAAGTGTGATCCGAGATCACATGTAGACAGACTGTAGTTcaggaaaattttttattattatcattttttgggTTCTCCGACGAAGCCAACGGCGAAAACCGAAGGCGGCGAAGGGATGGAAAGCGAAAAAATGTTGGTTAAAATAATGGGATTGGCCGATGACCGTTTTAGTGGTCTGGCATGATATATAGGTACCGGGACACGTGGAAGGGTAGAGACGTGGGTAATCGATTTCCTAAGTTTAACCTTTTTTTGgaactacaaattaatttatatttttctttttctgtaaaattaatggattttGGGGCGGTGTGGTTTGGGTAAGGGTGTAACTTGCCTTTGGATATGTTCCATAACTTCCATTCAATGAGTCTCATAATCATTTTTCCGTTTCTCGGCTTCGCCAGCAATTCAGTTTCACATTGGCACGCGCCTTTCATTTATGGAATGTTATGGGATTTTTGCAAAACAATATGCAGCAGCGTTCGGGGCCTGGTTATTGGTGTTTCGCGGAAAATGGAAGGAAGACTTTACATTTTCGGCAGGCTTACTGTTTGCCTTTTTCCCTTCATTTTCTCTACGCGTACATTTTTTCGAATGTTGACTACATACAGTTGTCACTTGTCAGCCAATTTGGCGGTAAGACTGCTggttgtcacggacttgtttgtttacctttCAAGCcctgcggccttagttgctattccgaccctttgttgcaactaagtaagccttttgtcCACTAAAAGAGagagctaagcaaagaaagctagagcacaaagagagagagagctaagcaaagaaagctagagcacaaagagagagagagctaagcaaagaaagctagagcacaaagagagtttgggagaatgaaagtgtattgcttgaaagagagctttacaagtatagatgggatgttcttggattcttggatggtttggccaaatgaggcctccacctatttataggcatacaaagtctAATCATATGGCTAtgattgctttaatcctacggtggagaatgggtgtctagatccttcccacctcctttacaaaaatatctaaagaagcatctagaaatggatatgtatatggcttgacctagagttttccataaggttctagagaattctacactactctaggtgcttggcccattctaaggcccaaaataggcccaaaatggagagaatgctcaccaagtgtttgatgaaatgccccaATCGTGatattctcccccacctatgccgtcgacgtcctcgtcgagctttcttcatggaacctcttaaTGTGATCTTCAATTTGCCAAAGCGCggtagcaggttcccaacttgcttcgctatcgggaagtcccttccatttcaccaagtatTCATGACTCGGATGATTAtcccttccacgaactactcgatcagctaagatgttctccacatccttgtcataagtgttgtag includes the following:
- the LOC107422625 gene encoding phospholipase D delta, with the translated sequence MAEEYSEPVVCLHGDLDLKIIEARCLPNMDMVSERVRRFITSLKTCTAKFPLSSEAKKQHPHHRKMITSDPYVTVCLAGATVARTRVISNCQNPVWNEHFKIPLAHPVSRVEFYVKDNDMFGADLIGIATVSARRVMSGETISDWFPIVGSFGKPPKPNAAVRLEMRFTKCEDNPLYQYGISAEPESFSIRDCYFPVRKGGSVTLYQDAHVPDFMLEDIELEEGNVFRHEKCWEDICHAILEAHHLVYIVGWSVYHKVKLVREPTKPLPGGGNLNLGELLKYKSQEGVRVLLLVWDDKTSHSKFFINTTGVMQTHDEETRKFFKHSSVSCVLSPRYASSKLSIFKQQVVGTLFTHHQKCVIVDSQASGNNRKITAFLGGLDLCDGRYDTPEHRLFRDLDTVFEDDFHNPTFSGPTSGPRQPWHDLHCKIEGPAAYDVLTNFEQRWRKATKWSELGRRFKRVTHWHDDALIKLERISWILSPSKSIADDEPTLWVSKEDDPKNWHVQVFRSIDSGSLKGFPKDVYEAEAQNLSWAKSLVIDKSIQTAYIQAIRSAQHFIYIENQYFLGSSYAWPSYKEAGAYNLIPMELALKIASKIRAKERFAVYVVIPMWPEGVPSSAAVQEILFWQGQTMQMMYEVIARELKSMDLENSHPLDYLNFYCLGNREDSCSNIKSGEAVSASLKFQRFMIYVHAKGMVVDDEYVIIGSANINQRSMGGSRDTEIAMGAYQPHNTWGKRKRHPRGQIYGYRMSLWAEHMGMVDDCFKEPHSLNCVKSVNQIAEDNWKKYVADSYTPLQGHILKYPVEVDGNGKVGPLPGRETFPDVGGKVLGARSNLPDALTT